GATTAACCATaatgaaacaataaaaaaatatttataaagcAAGCAATGATTCCATGGTCTGTCAACCGGAGTTCTGATCGGAATTCAGATAAATCAATCGGAATTCTAATGGGAACCCAAACAAATTAATCTGAATGGCAATCGAAAACCGGACAATTAATACCTCGTGCGGTCACGGCATGGGTTATATATGTAGTTTCCATGAAAAAATTAGTGATCTTGTGTATATGTAAAACTTATATTATTCGTAACAATGCATGAGCACTATGCTAGTAGAAAATAAAAGAGAGAATCTGTAGAAATTCTCACTAAAAGGGCAAACATATACTAAGACTTCAACACCCCAACCGTAGCTGGAGAGTTTATTAGGTTTAGAACATCGGAAGAAGTAGCTAGATCATGTTAATTATTGATCTGCACGCTTGAATTTTATATCCAAATAAAGGTTTTAGAAAGTGTGTTTAAAGTTTTGGCAAAAGAAATTATTGGACAAAAGAATTACGTACCTTTGCAGCCATCAGGAAGGTAAGGGTTTCCCTCATAACCTTCGGGGCAGCTGCATGTATACCCAGGGCGGCCGTTCTTGGCGTTGGAGCACTTGCTGATGTCGCTGCGGCAGGCGTAGGCCGTCCTGTTCTTCTTCGCCGCCTCGCACGTCTGGTCGCCCACCGCCCACTCCAGCACCATGGGCACCTCCCAGGAGCCGCCGGCCCTCGAGAGCTCATCGGTGGTGATGTACGCCACCCGGAACTCGAATGCCTCCTTGTCGACCACCATGGCGTAGACGCAGGGGCTCGCCGGGCCGAGCCCTGCTGGGATGCCGGCGCTGCTGTTGCTGTCGTAGGGGAAGAAGGACGCTTCGAAGGACGATCCCGGCGGGATCGGCGCCTGGCAGCAGCCGCCCAAGTTGCTGCAGGAGCCGTCGGCCAGCGACCGCACGCCGCGCGAGCAGGTGGCGTTGCAGCCCACCAGGTACTtgtcgtcggcgccgccgtcccgggACCAGATGATCCCGAAGGCGTTGCAGCCGACGACGGTGAGCCTGTTGTCTTCGGAGAAGCGGAACGTCGTCGCGGACTCGTACCACCAGGTGGTCGGGTCGTCCATGGAGCCGGTCGTGGCGTTGTAGCACCACGAGCTGACCATGCTCTTGGTGTAGATCCTCCCCCGGAGCACGTCGATGCGGAGCACCTCCATGCCGTCGACGACGGGGGTCGGCTTGGGCCGCggcgcgccgtcgtcgtcggcgcggTGGCTGCAGGTGACGTTGAAGGGCTGTGCCTTGCTGCCCGGCGTCTCGAGGTAGCCGTGTCCGATGCCGAAGGGGAACGGGATGTCCACCCCGCCGCACTGCTGCGGCGGCTGCTGGTGGCACTCTGCCGCAGCGGCTGCCGCCGGCAGCCACGGCGAGACGAGTGCGGCGATGAGCAATGGAAGCAGCATCGTCTTCTTCAGCTTCTGATCAACTGTGCTCAAGTCCGTGGCTTTGATGACTTGTGCCGCCTCCGCCTTAGCTTAAGCTTGCTGGTGTGGGTGGCAACATGTTGTACAACCTgtggtcatatatatatatatatatatatatatatatatatatatatatatatatatatatatatatatatatatatatatatatatatatatatactggcCGAGAAGTATTCTTACGAGCCACTCCAAAAGATTGGCATTTCAGGAAACACCACTCCTGGTGGCTCCGTTTTTCCACGTGAATTTGACTGATGTTGAGAGACTCCATAGCTTGAGGAATTTAAACTAATCTCCTTACCTAATACGCGGTAACTGGGTCAGCTAATGGCCATGGTTAGGCAACAACAAACTTTATGAGTGAGGAAATAATACGTACACGTTGCTAGTCCAGGAGGTATTTGCCTATTTGGTACGCGCTCAATGCAAGGGGATATACAGTTACCTATACAACGACCTCATGATGGCATCCACTGAAAGCTTCAAAAGCTTCATGAAGGAAGAACGACTAAAGCGAGATTAGGCAGCAAAGGCTTCTTGATAGAGATCATTAGCCAGTAAGCAAAGAAAGGGACCGGCCATGGAGGTTTTATATCTTTGCTGGGGGCCGGGTCAGCACTCACAGTATAGCCAGCATGCAGAGCTACAAGCACATGCTAATTAATTCTGTCAATTGTTCATGCCCCCTTATGTTTAACTAATTCTCAGTGGGCATAAAGTGAGCTCCGGCTAGCTGTTTCTGTGAAACGTCCGGAGTGCGGATGGATGTTAGCTCGTAAGCTGCACGCCAGATTCTTGGAAGAGAAGCCTATGTCTTTTTTTAACCACGTGATGGATGAACAAGTATGTTATATATATCAAATTAAATAAAGAATTGAAAAAGACGAAGCATCCACAGTAGTAGAGCACTCGCCATTATTTATTTTAACCACCCATGCCAAACGGATCATGGTCATGGCCAGTTGGCCACAAGGCACGCATTAGATTTGTAGCTCCGATCCATTCCAGGCCAGTAAGGCTGGGGGCAGTTCATCAGTCGCCATCCAAACACGGAGACGCTGACCAGAGCCTGATGAACCGAAGCCACACAGATCGATTACCACTATTGCAACTGAAGCTTCACATGATTAGTTATCTTACGGGTCATTTTAAAGACTTCAAATAACACATGCATGTGCTGTTCTTGCAGCAAATTAAATTACGCTTCTCTGATTAGGAAGCGTACTTCAAACGCCCACTCTCTTTATTAGTTTATTATTTCTCTGCGGTGGCATCACGGTTTATTCTCAGATATTTATTCTACTCGGTATGAAAAAGAAATGTACTTGTTTCCCCCATACAAGACGCGTCACCAACATTCCAACAATACAAAATAGTGTATCATGCATCAGTCAATCAGATCACTACCATGATGTTGTGTTTGCCAAACATGCACTCCAAAGTACTCTCTCCGTCCCATAAAAAATGCAATTCTAAGTTTTTTCAAACAGATTAGTGATGGCATGAAAAGACTCTCGTACCCTCATTTGTTTGCCACATATGATTAGTTTTGGCATGCAATTCAAATCTAACCACTTAATTAAGCAGGCAATTGAGATCCAATCGAGATTGCACTCGTTGtgggatttttttcaaactcAGAATTGCACTTtcatgggacgg
The nucleotide sequence above comes from Panicum virgatum strain AP13 chromosome 3K, P.virgatum_v5, whole genome shotgun sequence. Encoded proteins:
- the LOC120701091 gene encoding wall-associated receptor kinase 2-like, producing MLLPLLIAALVSPWLPAAAAAAECHQQPPQQCGGVDIPFPFGIGHGYLETPGSKAQPFNVTCSHRADDDGAPRPKPTPVVDGMEVLRIDVLRGRIYTKSMVSSWCYNATTGSMDDPTTWWYESATTFRFSEDNRLTVVGCNAFGIIWSRDGGADDKYLVGCNATCSRGVRSLADGSCSNLGGCCQAPIPPGSSFEASFFPYDSNSSAGIPAGLGPASPCVYAMVVDKEAFEFRVAYITTDELSRAGGSWEVPMVLEWAVGDQTCEAAKKNRTAYACRSDISKCSNAKNGRPGYTCSCPEGYEGNPYLPDGCKGT